CTTGGCGAATAGAGGGCGGTCAGCGCGATACCCGCCACGGCTGTGGGCAGAGCGAAGGGGAGATCGGTTGCCGCTTCCAGCAGACGACGACCTGGAAAGTCGTATCGTGCGAAGATCCAAGCTGCCAGGAATCCAAAGACGCCATTGATGAGGGCCGCGATGAAGGAGATCCCGAAGCTGACCCGATACGTGGCGACGACTTCGGGATCGGTGACTGTTTCCCAAAAATGCTCCCACCCCCCAGAAGCCGTCTTGCCAACTAAAGCCGCCAGTGGAAGGAGGACCAGGAGTGAGACCCAGGTGACGGTCCACCCCACGCTTGTCCGGAAGCCGGGCAGGACATGTTTCTTCTTGGCCATGGTAAAATAAAATCGAATAACGTAACAACAGATCGTCTTTAGCGAACGATCCTTCCTTAAATATCCATTCCCTGCGAGCTGATTTGAGGAAAAAGGTGCAGGATTTCCTTCAGGGCTGCCAAGTGGGCATCTACTTGAAGTCCGAAAGGTGCATGATGGGGGGTCTCAAAGATGATTTCGACCGGTTTGGGGTGCTGGTCAGGAGGAGCAGATAAGATTCCTTTGTATCCCCCTGTGATGATTGAGTAATCCGCCTGATGTGTGTCAATTTCGGGGCGGATATCCCTCGGAAGGATGGAGGATGCAGCCTGGAGCGCCGGCTCCAGAAGATGGCGGGTGAGGGTGCTCCCGTTTACGTAGCCATAGATCCCTTCGCTGGTGTCGTCGGTGTGGAGAGCAATGATCGCATCGAAGGCTTTGGCTCTGAGCTCCTGCTCTAACAGACGCACTTCCGCTTCTTCCTCGTGTTCTGCCTCGCCCCAGAAACAGCGGTTCAAATCCTTGCCGGATTCGCCCTCACGGCGGTTCGCATTGAATCCCCAAGGGTTGCAAACAGGGTAGACGTAGATCTCGTGGAAGCGTCCCAGATCGGCCTCTTGGCTTAGGTGATGGAGGATCTGGAGTGCAGCCACCACGCCGGAGGGCTCATCTCCATGAATGCCGGCAAAGATGCCGATCCGGTAGACCGGCTTGCCGGAAGGATCCGAGCACCGGTATCGGGGGAGTGTGCGTCCGCCCGGTGCTTCCTGGAGATGAAGTGCTTCAAGGTGTGGGCTCCTTCCTGCAAGTTGATCACCGTAGTGTAAAATCGAGCGGGTCCGATCGCCTAGATGCGGAATATCAGAGCTATACTCAGGAATTGATGGATCCGTGAGGATCATAAGCATCCGCCCAAAGTCCCAAAGGCCCCTGGGTCCCTTGGGAATCCTTACTTGCGGGCTCCTTTGATGATCTGGTCGAAGGTTCCCCTGTCGGAGAAGAAGGTCTTCTGAGCTTTTGACCAACCACCAAAGTCAGCAATGCTGGTGAGTGTCAGGTTCTTGAACTGTCCTGCGTACTTGGCCTTGGCTGCTGGGTCGATGGGGCGGTAGAAGTTTCTGCCAATGATGTCCTGGCCCTCAGGAGTATAGAGGTACTCAAGATAGGCGGTAGCCTGCTTGCGTGTATTTTTGGCATCTACATTGGCATCGATCACGGCGACAGGGGGCTCCGCTAAGATGCTAATGGATGGGGTAATGATCTCGTAGTCGGGATTCTTCTTTTTGATGAGAAGCGCCTCGTTCTCCCAATTGATGGAAACGTCACCCTGCTTCCGCTCAGTGAAGGCGATGGTTCCTGCGCGTGCTGCTGCGGGTAAGCCGTTCTTGAGGGCATTCTTGTAGATCTTGCTGACGAACTCTCGGGTCTTTGTCTCGTCGCCACCGAACTTCTTCAAGGCATAGGACCATGCCGCGAGGAAGTTCCAGCGGGCGCCGCCACCGGTTTTCGGATTGGGGGTGACGATGGAGACGTCATCACGGATCAGGTCATCCCAGTCCTTGATGTTCTTTGGGTTTCCCTTGCGGACGATGAGAACGATCGTGGAGGTGTAGGGAGAGCTGTTGTGCGGAAGTCGGGACTGCCAGTCCTTTGCAAGGAGTGGTTTGTCAAATGCGCCGGTGCTCCCCTTCTCTCGGATAGCGTCGATATCATAGGCGAGAGCCAAGGTGGCGACGTCGGCATCACCTCCGTCCTGGATGAGTCGTGACTGGGAGCCAGACCCACCGTGTGAGGTGGCGATTGTCACATCCTCGCCAGTCTGTTTTTTCCAATGAGAGGCAAATGCCTTGTTGAACTCTGTGTAGAGCTCGCGAGTCGGGTCATAACTCACATTCAGGAGTTCCACGCTGGCATGGAGACTATGTAAAGCCAGAGTCCCCAGCAGTGCAGCAATGAGGGTGAGGTTCTTTTTCTTGTTCATGATCGTGGTGTTTATGTTGTGAATGATTGCGTTAGTCGGAGAGTGAGGCATCGCGGTCGACGTCAAGAATGTGACCATTTGAGGTTGCAGAGATTTCATACGTGGCGCTTTGGGAGAGGCCTTCTAGTTCGTAGATCTCTTTTTTCCCCTGATGAGTGAGATGTGCTTCATTGAGGTATATTCCTGGGACGTGTGCATCAACTGAGGCGAGAACGGCCTCGGGGACTGCTGTTAAAGGAATTTTGATGGCTGCTGACTTGTTATAGGCGCGATGCTTGGGAGCCGAGACACTGCATCCGTTCATGGCAGAAAGGCCTATGAGAATCGTCGTTGGGATTATTTGCTTCATCGGTCGTGGGTTTGCAAGGTTGCCTATATACGACCTTATCAGTCATGAATCACCCGTCAAGATAACGGCGACTATAAAAGTCGTTTTATTCTGGGAGTACTAATCCCGCACAGGTCATTCAAAAACTGCGGTGCAAGCTCCGATGAGAAACTGCTGAAATTAAGATCTCAACTAGATCCCTTCTCCGTCGAGTCCCTGAACCCGCTTGAGCTCTTCGCGTCCGACTGGGGGGGATTTCATGACATCAGCAAGGGTGGTCTGATCCATGAGATTGGCCACGAGATTCCTGGCGGTCAGCATGACTCTACGAAACCGGCAGGTCGATTCCTGAGTGCAGCGTTTGTAGTCGGTAACCGAAACGCAAGCGATCGGAGCGAGATAGCCGTCGAAGTGGCGAACGACCTCTCCCATGGTGATCTTTTCGGGAGCTCTGGCCAACTGGTAGCCGCCACGCTTCCCGGCCGTGCTGACTACCCATCCCTTTTCCTTAAGATCGAGCATGATGTGCTCGAGGAAGCGCTTTGGGACATCATTGCGCCGTGCCAATTCAAGGATCGGGATCGGCGGGCTACCCCGATGCTCCACCAAGGTGAAAAGTGCCCTGAGGGCATAATCTGTACGCATCGAGAGCTGCATGGATAGTAATATACGCGACCGTAAGCGTCGGGGAAAGACGCAAGATGGGTTGAAGGGTTAAAGGATCGATCGTATCTCCCTTTTTAACTTTTTTAACGGCCCAACGCTTCAGCTTCACACCCCTCAGATCATGAAGTCGATTTCGTCCTCGTGGAGCTGCACCGTGACGGTCTCTTTCTTTTGCCCGTTACGCTTGTCGAGGCGGCTCTGGATCTGTTCTCCACGGACCAGCAGAGTGTCGGGGGCAACGCTCTTCATCAGAAACACATTGGCTCCGATCGTGCTACGTGCCCCGATCGTCGTGTCTCCTCCCAGGATAATGCCATTGGGATAGATTGTGACGTCATCCTCGACATGGGGATGACGCTTTAGTCCCTTAACAATGGCTCCCCCTTCGTCCTTTTGGAAGCTGCGTGCACCAAGCGTCACTCCATGATAGAGTTTCACCCGATTTCCGATCACGCAGGTCTCCCCGATAACGACTCCGGTGCCATGGTCAATGAAGAAGTGAGAGCCAATAGCGGCACCGGGGTGGATATCGATACCGGTACGGCTGTGAGCCCATTC
The sequence above is a segment of the Verrucomicrobiota bacterium genome. Coding sequences within it:
- a CDS encoding DUF2817 domain-containing protein; the encoded protein is MILTDPSIPEYSSDIPHLGDRTRSILHYGDQLAGRSPHLEALHLQEAPGGRTLPRYRCSDPSGKPVYRIGIFAGIHGDEPSGVVAALQILHHLSQEADLGRFHEIYVYPVCNPWGFNANRREGESGKDLNRCFWGEAEHEEEAEVRLLEQELRAKAFDAIIALHTDDTSEGIYGYVNGSTLTRHLLEPALQAASSILPRDIRPEIDTHQADYSIITGGYKGILSAPPDQHPKPVEIIFETPHHAPFGLQVDAHLAALKEILHLFPQISSQGMDI
- a CDS encoding sulfate ABC transporter substrate-binding protein; this translates as MNKKKNLTLIAALLGTLALHSLHASVELLNVSYDPTRELYTEFNKAFASHWKKQTGEDVTIATSHGGSGSQSRLIQDGGDADVATLALAYDIDAIREKGSTGAFDKPLLAKDWQSRLPHNSSPYTSTIVLIVRKGNPKNIKDWDDLIRDDVSIVTPNPKTGGGARWNFLAAWSYALKKFGGDETKTREFVSKIYKNALKNGLPAAARAGTIAFTERKQGDVSINWENEALLIKKKNPDYEIITPSISILAEPPVAVIDANVDAKNTRKQATAYLEYLYTPEGQDIIGRNFYRPIDPAAKAKYAGQFKNLTLTSIADFGGWSKAQKTFFSDRGTFDQIIKGARK
- a CDS encoding Rrf2 family transcriptional regulator — translated: MQLSMRTDYALRALFTLVEHRGSPPIPILELARRNDVPKRFLEHIMLDLKEKGWVVSTAGKRGGYQLARAPEKITMGEVVRHFDGYLAPIACVSVTDYKRCTQESTCRFRRVMLTARNLVANLMDQTTLADVMKSPPVGREELKRVQGLDGEGI